TCGCCGGCGTCGTGCCGCGCGGCGATCGACCGGGCGTAGGAGCGCGCCACCTCGACCTGCCGGTGCATCTCGACGAGCGTGTGGCGCACCACCTGCCGCGCGATGAGCGGCTTGCCGAACGTCTCGCGGTCCCGGCAGTACGCCGCGGTGAGCTCGAGTGAGCGAGCGGCAATGCCGTAGGCGTGCACGGCCAGAGCGATGCGCTCGACCACGAACTGCTGGGCGATCTGCGCGAACCCGGTGTCCGGCGCACCGACCACGTTGGCGACCGGCACCCGCACGTCGACGTACGACAGCTCGGCGGTGTCGCTGCAGTGCCAGCCCATCTTGGCCAGGCCGCGGTCGACGGTGAAGCCGGGCGTGCCCTTCTCGACGACGAGCAGGCTGAGGCCGGCGTGTCCCGGGCCGCCAGTGCGCACGGCGGTGGTGACGAAGTCGGCGCGGACGCCGGAGGTGATGAAGGTCTTGGCGCCGTTGACGACGTACAGATCACCGTCGAGGACCGCGCTGGTCCGGATCGACGCGACGTCGGATCCGCCGCCCGGCTCGGTGACCGCCAGCGCCCCGATCTTCTCGCCGGCGAGTGTCGGCCGGACGAACCGGTCGACAAGGTCGGCGTTGCCCGACGCTGCGATATGCGGCAGCGCGATGCCGCTGGTGAAGAGCGCCGCCATCAGCCCGCTGGACGCACCGGCCTCGAAGAAGGCCTCCTGCATCGCGAC
This is a stretch of genomic DNA from Nocardioides sp. InS609-2. It encodes these proteins:
- a CDS encoding acyl-CoA dehydrogenase family protein; translated protein: MRDSAAEFVRREITPHLQEWEDAGEVPRALHLAAARQGLLGLAFPEEVGGQGGTLADSVAMQEAFFEAGASSGLMAALFTSGIALPHIAASGNADLVDRFVRPTLAGEKIGALAVTEPGGGSDVASIRTSAVLDGDLYVVNGAKTFITSGVRADFVTTAVRTGGPGHAGLSLLVVEKGTPGFTVDRGLAKMGWHCSDTAELSYVDVRVPVANVVGAPDTGFAQIAQQFVVERIALAVHAYGIAARSLELTAAYCRDRETFGKPLIARQVVRHTLVEMHRQVEVARSYARSIAARHDAGEDVVAEACLAKQTACDAATYVCNEAVQLHGGAGYMHGTEVERHYRDARILPIGGGATEVLTDLAARLLGYAS